A window of the Lactuca sativa cultivar Salinas chromosome 5, Lsat_Salinas_v11, whole genome shotgun sequence genome harbors these coding sequences:
- the LOC111890750 gene encoding uncharacterized protein LOC111890750, giving the protein MTTTLSSEPPPVTSSPRISFSADFLDDANFICITPHDKEKDKEKEREKEKTRNVGEFEFLSGDTNTPTTMLTADQLFFEGRLLPFRQKQFCETLAKINLKTEGKPEEVKEDSSNNNRMSWFIDEDPSPRPPKCTVLWKELLRLKKQRPSSLSPSSSSSSSSSASSIDDDSKKEKHQVKKVKKGLERTRSAGIKIRPMINVPICSQGGGRSNSLPPLFALRKSGSGVLDR; this is encoded by the coding sequence ATGACCACCACCCTCTCCTCCGAACCACCTCCGGTAACCTCCAGTCCCCGGATTTCCTTCTCCGCCGACTTCCTCGACGATGCTAACTTCATCTGCATTACACCACACGACAAAGAGAAAgataaagagaaagagagagaaaaggAGAAAACAAGGAACGTCGGCGAGTTTGAGTTTCTCTCCGGTGATACAAACACTCCGACGACAATGCTGACGGCGGACCAGCTGTTCTTCGAAGGGAGACTACTACCTTTCCGACAGAAGCAATTTTGCGAGACGCTAGCGAAAATCAACCTGAAAACGGAAGGGAAACCGGAAGAGGTGAAAGAAGATAGTAGTAACAATAACAGAATGAGTTGGTTTATCGATGAAGATCCGTCTCCGAGACCACCGAAATGTACGGTTTTATGGAAGGAGTTGTTACGGTTGAAGAAACAACGCCCGTCTTCTCTCTCgccctcttcctcttcttcttcgtcttcgtcGGCTTCCTCCATTGATGATGATTCGAAGAAAGAGAAACATCAGGTGAAGAAGGTTAAAAAGGGGCTAGAGAGAACCAGATCGGCGGGGATTAAAATCAGACCGATGATTAACGTTCCGATTTGCAGTCAAGGAGGAGGGCGGAGCAACTCTCTGCCGCCTCTTTTTGCGCTGAGAAAAAGTGGAAGCGGAGTACTGGACAGGTAG